A DNA window from Tachysurus vachellii isolate PV-2020 chromosome 20, HZAU_Pvac_v1, whole genome shotgun sequence contains the following coding sequences:
- the LOC132863674 gene encoding voltage-dependent anion-selective channel protein 2-like has translation ITSLCCPTSNSSCRCGLFGLVFKSSLIFCFQEFNTSGSTNIDTGKAGGSLETKYKLKELGLGLNQKWNTDNTLTTELSVEDQLAKGLKVALDTSFVPNTGKKSGKLKSGYKRDYINLSCDVDFEGPVVHSAAVLGYAGWLAGYQMAFDTAKSKLVQNNFALGYKAGDFQLYTKVNDGTEFGGSVYQKVNNQLETAVNLAWTAGSNNTRFGIAAKYQLDSDASLSAKVNNASLIGIGYTQTLRPGVKVTLSALIDGKNFSTGGHKVGMGFELEA, from the exons ATAACTTCCCTTTGCTGCCCTACAAGTAATTCTTCATGTAGGTGTGGTTTATTTGGATTAGTCTTTAAATCCTCTCTCATTTTTTGCTTCCAGGAATTCAACACATCTGGCTCTACTAATATTGACACTGGCAAGGCCGGTGGTAGTTTGGAGACCAAGTACAAGCTGAAGGAGCTGGGCCTGGGTCTCAATCAGAAATGGAACACGGACAACACTCTCACTACCGAGCTTTCTGTGGAGGACCAG CTGGCAAAGGGCTTGAAGGTGGCACTTGACACGTCCTTTGTCCCAAACACAGG CAAGAAGAGTGGCAAGCTGAAGAGTGGCTACAAGCGGGACTACATCAACCTGTCCTGCGATGTTGACTTTGAGGGCCCAGTCGTGCATTCCGCAGCTGTTTTGGGCTACGCAGGCTGGTTGGCTGGTTACCAAATGGCATTTGACACAGCTAAGTCCAAACTGGTGCAGAACAACTTTGCTCTTGGCTACAAGGCTGGCGATTTCCAGCTTTACACCAAAGT taatgaTGGCACTGAGTTTGGTGGCTCTGTCTACCAGAAGGTTAACAATCAGCTGGAGACTGCTGTCAATCTGGCCTGGACTGCTGGCAGCAACAACACACGCTTTGGCATTGCTGCCAAGTACCAGCTGGACAGTGATGCTTCTTTGTCT GCCAAGGTGAACAATGCCAGTCTGATTGGAATTGGTTACACTCAGACTCTGCGACCAG GTGTGAAGGTGACACTCTCTGCGCTCATCGATGGCAAGAATTTCAGCACCGGAGGACATAAAGTTGGAATGGGCTTTGAACTCGAAGCGTAA
- the tor4aa gene encoding torsin-4A: MGDQNLTAMVSEDELEKTNENRTTFSQFSSTVRAVVRIRQKYQAMKRRQMERATSASLHSAHIMSQCSDPRSNSPKIFTFDVVDGNSPVNVSKKRRKKKGRVLFPNSSRRVLPTKEQSRAKSCLVLLCVVVFLQVYNAIENLDDHVLKYDLEGLEKTLKREVFGQQEATDGLLSHLKDYLSTYVHSKPLVVSLLGPSGVGKSHIGRLLAQHFRSVVGEKLVMQYFVLHHCPTEDVPICTDALISQVSEMVTRAEEEEKIPLLIFDEMEHMPSELMDTVQTLIKKKDNNEYLNAIYILISNLEQEEITKFVLQNSTTNTFSGRGIISKELNNLLQNNLKKHHLIWMEVELLPLMLLEKSHVMECFIDEMSREGFYPERSHVERLADELGYYSVGEREFSHTGCKQVVAKVNLL, translated from the coding sequence ATGGGGGACCAAAACCTTACTGCCATGGTTTCAGAGGATGAATTGGAGAAGACAAATGAAAACAGGACAACATTCTCTCAGTTCTCCTCAACTGTACGGGCCGTGGTGCGAATTCGCCAGAAGTACCAAGCAATGAAAAGGCGCCAAATGGAGCGGGCAACATCAGCATCCCTGCACAGCGCACATATAATGTCTCAGTGCAGTGATCCTCGCTCCAACAGCCCCAAGATCTTCACGTTCGATGTGGTCGATGGTAACAGTCCTGTCAATGTAAgcaagaaaaggagaaagaaaaagggacGTGTCCTATTTCCCAATAGCAGTCGCCGAGTCTTGCCCACCAAGGAGCAGAGCCGGGCAAAGAGCTGCCTGGTCTTGCTGTGCGTTGTGGTTTTCTTGCAGGTTTACAATGCCATTGAAAACCTAGATGACCATGTGCTTAAATACGATCTGGAAGGACTCGAGAAAACCCTTAAAAGAGAGGTTTTTGGACAGCAGGAGGCAACTGATGGCCTCTTAAGCCATTTAAAAGATTACTTGTCAACGTACGTTCACAGTAAACCTTTAGTTGTGTCTCTTCTTGGGCCCAGTGGTGTAGGAAAGAGCCACATAGGAAGGCTGTTGGCTCAGCACTTCCGTTCTGTAGTGGGTGAGAAACTGGTGATGCAGTATTTTGTGCTACACCACTGTCCCACAGAAGATGTCCCAATCTGTACCGATGCCCTGATCTCCCAAGTCTCTGAGATGGTCACGCGGGccgaagaagaagagaagatccCGCTGTTAATTTTTGATGAGATGGAGCACATGCCTTCTGAGCTGATGGACACTGTGCAAACTCTCATcaagaaaaaagacaacaacGAATATTTGAACGCCATCTACATCCTCATCAGCAACCTGGAGCAGGAGGAGATCACAAAGTTTGTGCTGCAGAACTCCACAACCAACACCTTTTCGGGCCGAGGGATCATTAGCAAGGAGTTGAACAATTTGCTGCAAAATAATCTTAAAAAGCACCACTTGATTTGGATGGAGGTGGAGTTGCTGCCTCTCATGCTTCTGGAAAAAAGTCATGTCATGGAATGTTTTATTGATGAGATGTCCAGGGAAGGATTTTACCCAGAACGCTCTCATGTAGAAAGACTAGCAGATGAGCTGGGTTACTATTCTGTGGGTGAAAGGGAGTTTTCACACACTGGATGTAAGCAAGTGGTGGCAAAAGTGAATCTTCTGTGA